The DNA segment CGAATGTCTCATCACAGCTGCATGTGTCACGTGCAGACATTCTGGATTGGGTGAGAAACGGGAGCTCCGAGAGCCGTCACAAAAATTATGTAGGTCTATTCGAAGTATGTAAACGTATTTCTATGCTAAATACGGACTCTGTAGAGGCTATACCTGTTGACTTATGATCTTGCCGGTCTTGTCGACTatcgtgtatatattgtaaaaaaaaagcattcggaAGTTTACGGGGCTATAGACTTGTCATTGACTGCTGTCGGTGAGCAGTCTAATAATTTTGTAAGGACTCTAAATGAACTTATAGCAAGATAATGCAGGAAAAATAGTTCGTGGCCTGGTCGGTGTTTACTAAGGCCCATATTTACCACTTAGATGATGAAACATAAACAGGAACAAAAATGGCGACACCGGCCAGTTTTCAGAAAGatctttaacgcgacagcgttaagggccccgtgtcgcagaaaacccggcgtcggtgtcggcattggcATGTGCACGAGCGCGCCggtgtcgttggcggaaataatcatcccgaaccatccctACCGCGCAGttccctccacgtggcgcaaggcgttagtgaacaaaattgaatttctcaatgcAAAATGCGTGAGAAAAATCGTacagtatgacttaaccacaccCTACAGAAGTGAttgcgttggattgtaatttgaaaatacgagaacgcataattatgttacgccgaaactcaaacacaaaccccttttccagcatttcttcaattcatacagcggcgcgccgcggtttctTGCAaaaacactatccagatggcactcgcctcctcggtagccgcacgcggaggcgaagttggacaaagaagctgcagttgccgggaagcctgataagcagccgcggatcttttaatgctaccgtgttccactcttaagggtcaagcttaagcgtcctccatttcttttttgtttcacaAACGTGGAAATGTGTAAACAACGGAGGCTACATGACCAGAGTGGGACACACACAATATGTCGTATCAGAAGAAGCAATAATCAACGATTACTATGACAACCAGTTGTCGAAGAAGGCGATTTTAAATTCTACTGCGTAATTGAAGTTTTTTTTCTTACTGATTCTCTCACTATACCGTTTGATTGTTGTACCTTTGGCACCCCGCGTCATTTCCATGTTCCCTTATGAGCATGTGCCTCTTTTAGTACACATTCTTGCAATTTTGCATAGGATAATCTAGTTGTAGTTACCAGCCGTGTCATCgttctttttctgtttcttgtTACGTCATTTAGCAGCAATTAGGTCTTTAGGAGCAGAAAATATTGTGTCATGCGTCTATAGACACTATGCAGTCTCCCTAGAGTTTGTAGGTTCCTTAATTCATAAGGATCACACTCAAGGACAAGCTGCGACACCGTCAAAGCTAGGGTATACATATGCTTTTACACTGAAAATTTGTTGCCTGCTTTTGTAAACATTTATTAGACTTCTCACAATGTTTGCTCGAACGTTATTGTGTCACATCATTGCGTCAATATATGCGAACAACTTTAGAGGCACCAAGAAGCTGACCTCATCAGCAAGTTATGACTTGCTACATTTTTGTTCGGTGTTATAATCGGTGTTGGAAAATTGAGGTTTACACGGTGTTTCTGGCTTACGCAAGTGTCCTCTAATCGAATAAAAACATTTTAAGCCTGGTGACGCATTTGGAAACCCCAAACTCTCCTATATAGCAAGATACCTAAAAAGTTCTTCGCATAACATTAATTCCTAGAGCGTGGGACGTCTGCATACTATTTTTCAGCCTGGTGACGCCTTGAGAAACCTCAAACTCTACTAAATATAGCGAGATACCTACCAAATTCTTCGCATAACGTTGATTCCTACAGTGTGCGACACCTGCATGCCAcacgcaaagaagaaaaaaaaatcccagaTGTGCTCAGTAATGAATGAGGGACGAGGTAGCGTTGAATTCGGGGTTAATTTAGAACAACTGGGGTTTTATTCCTTGTACTAAAAGCTCGGTACACGAACAAGCATGAAATGTTTTTAGCTcgcgttgtcggcgaccttcaagagaccttgaaccaaaagccagagccattaTCCGGTCACTCAAGACGAGAaggaaacgagaacatccgggcatcgttgtgagaacaaaacgagattatcctggcaaccagtcaaaatttaagaaaatgtggtctctggcccccaatccTTTGTTCAGGACCGCATTACCTACTCTAGCTATTGCCGAAtgaagttacaaaaaatattgcttccgatttcttcctaatgtttgttcacaatatcactcaagctgtaacttctagtacgctgaagtttaatttgtcatttccaatagcgatggtcaaaaggcagatacagggtaCCATACGCTTTATCGTCATATTCTGGCGTTGAGACAGGGTtacctgtgctcttttcaacgccattgGTCCGGGAgctccgcggcgcgggttttgcgccgcctcgagagatggcgctacactgcgtgaccaggccgacagcatccggcgcgccgcggatggttgtttgaccgagacgagacttgcaacgaggtttagttcaaaacaggttcatttcggctccgTGAGCTTTCGGGCCggcgtcgcggcaccaatctgctttgccggtagccatttcatgcttacacctACTCTCGATTAGAGGGAGAGCCAGAAGTCTTTCTCTTTATTGTGCATACCAGTCCATCGAATGACAGTCGCCTCAACCGCTAGTTGAATTCGCGACCTCGTACTCCGCAGTAGAAAGTAATAACAACTAAGCCATCACGGCGGTTAGCACGTTAAAACAAAGCACTTCTAGATGCAGTTCGACCATATCCACTGCTTTCGCTTACATTCTTCGCTAGCTGTTTTATTATCTTTGTTGTGCTGTGTTGCCAAATCATCGACAACTGCAACAACGACCACAAAATCATTCTAGAAAACGGCATGTTTAACCCCCttcggtgaaaaaactatgatcGAATCATAAATGAAGTGACGTAAGAAGAATGCAATGAAATATTGGGGAACGATGCCGAAAAAAAAGGGTTATGTTCGGTGACACGTAATCGCTGTAGAACAGTATACGTATTCAATATTTCTGGCCTCCTATTAGGTTCTGACTTCGCTAGGGACCTGAGAACTTCGTCTTATTGAGTAGCACGTAAACACATTTtgactatagtttttttttatcccgAGGTTCATGGCTAAAAGTTATTGTCAGCCACAAAAGTTTGCAGGACATGGGATTTACGAAATTGCTGAACGCCTGCGAAGTCTGTGTGCGTAGCCTTGAATCCAAAGTTTCAGTGTAGCAGTCCTTGCGACCTACGCAGTGGTCCATTACATTTGAGGCACCATTCCTTTACATATAGCAGAAGTTAACATTTGCAGTGAAACCTTGCTCCGTATTCTTTTGTATAGCCGACTTTATGCAATGAAATTTTCAAGATGTGTGCTATAGAAGATACAAAAGCGAAGGAAACATGTGCAAAACACATTTGTGGCAGATATCTCTTTCACTGGCGTTCTGTTGTCTTCTGTTACATGTGAGTTGCTGTGGAGAGGTAGAGATTGCGTCGGCTACTACATTTATGTTATTGaggtatatataaataaatacagAAGTATTTAAATATATAAATATGACATCAATATTAAAATGGATTAATAAATGAAAATTGACAATTAAAATAATATGCGTAAAGCGGCAACAGAGAGGTCACTTGACGTCTGTTTATGCCGATAACCTAATGACATATACCCTTTGTATTCTTCATCCATTGATACTAGGGATCGCCACGTACTAATTGGATGGTAGGTTGAAACACAATGTTCAGTTCAAGTTCAGTCCGAAGTGCAGCGCCTAAGTGTGTCAGTTTATACATAACGCTACAGGACGAGTAATTACTAACGCCAATTTGTGTCCATTAAAAAAGCGTTTTGAGACCTTTTGCTTCTGCCTCATCTATAGCGTGTTTTCTTATGTTTAAGCACGAATTACACAGGTGATGGCCGAAATatccagaaaaacaaaaacaaagaacaaacaaGAATTCCAGCAGCAAACCTAGGGGGCTGGCCAACGTGACGACTCTGCCTTGGCTCTTTCTCAGCAGGGGCAGGAATTTTTTGATGACACGAAGAGTTCCAAGAACGTTGACGTCAAAGACTTTGGCGATTGTTTCCGTCGTCAGCCATTCGAGGAGACCGCCGGTTCCGATTCCAGCGTTCGCCACCACCGACCAGAGAACTGCATCGAAAGCGCATCAGTCGAGTCACCAAAAATAACCGACAGAAATAAGCACCATTCAAAATTTCTAACGTGTCACGTTGAGTAAGTGGCATTGTTTAATTTTATTTTCATGGTGTCCTTTGCGGCGAGGTGATTTTCAACTTGTTTATTCGACCGTGAAGTTTGGGATAACGTGCGGTAGATACGTTTAGTTGAATAATACTTAGATGGAAACTATACGCAGATAAATATTGCTCCGCCATGTGCTAATCACAGAATGGTTTATTTTCTAGAAGTGTTCACGTGGGGATTATTCAACACGGCGTAAATAATTCCTAGTGAACATGGCATCGGTTGTAGTAATCTAAATTCTACTAGCACCTTTGAAGTATTTCTGCTGTCTCTCCCTCTTCGAAGGTGCACATTTGAGGCATTCTTTCTCTAGCTGAAACGGACAGAAAATGTATAGCGGGTAAGCCCTGTGTTAAAATGCGCAAATCCAGCGATATACAGCCTTCCTTTAAAGTATATGGGCTACTTCCGTGCATTTATCTTGTATCTCGTTCGGCTGTGTGTTCCGGTTCCCATGATGCTTCTGACACTCCAGGCATATGCATGGTAAGAGCAATACAGATCCTTTTTGATTATCCAAGGGTTTGTGATTATAGGTTATGTCATAATACAGGAACTACTGTAAACAGCCTGGCGGGCCCAAGCAAGGGAGCTTGCTTTTGACAAGAAGTGTATGGCCAATTAGACGCCCGAGTGCtgctgtttttacagcgaagccgtgTACCTTTTCCCCCAAAGCATCTGTCGTGTTCGTGGGCAAAAACTCAACAAATCAGCGGGAGTCGCACGCCGAGTGCGccactgggttccttgcagcaacACCAGACGGAGCTCGCCTcggcgcatccgcggcagcggcagcgccagccgcgcggggaaaaaaagaaccagaaagctcgccttcgcgcctAGCGTTTcacggtaaacattacggctacataagCTCTAGTTGTCGCGAAgaggcaactgtagcatacgaatcaggacctgccgtggttgctcagtggctatggtgttgggctgctgagcacgaggtcgcgggatcgaatcccggccacggcggccgcatttccatggggagcgaaatgcgaaaacacccgtgtacttagatttaggtacacgttaaagatcctcaggtggtctaaatttctgagtcccccactacagcgtgcctcataatcagatcgtggttttggcacgtaaaaccccataacttagcATACGAAtcagggagtgacgtaactatccactttcgtatgtaaaagaagaacccgccgaGCAAGTGATTTGTGTTCTGACAGGGCTATGGGAAAGCCACGTATAGTGAAAACGTTTGCAGAGCAGCGTGCATGCGAGGCTCGTCGAAAGTGTCATTAAGTGCATTCATCCTCTCTTTGGTTAACTCTATTTAGGTGCATGAAACagcggcgcaagccaagtcgcaggccgtagaaacgtcttaggctaataattatGCAAAATGCATGTGAATGTCGCCgtgtgaataatttcaagctacgCCGCAATGGGTGATCGTTCTAGGTGTCGCTTACAGCTTGTCTGTCGAACGTCCTtaacagcgtggattggagaccccccttttttttctttatagaaTTCCAGCTTTAAGAGGCACGTACAGCTCAAGCCAACCACTTCACACACTATCCGCTATCCCACCCCCATTTAGGGAAATGCTAACAGCAAGCACGCATTTTTGGCACTTCACAGCGCAGCCAGTTTTTGCGTCGAGCGACCGGTTACCACAACGACTTCATTTCTCACAACGAATCGAGGAAATCCTCGGACCAAGAGAGCACTCAATTATGCGCTTTGCGAATCTGTGAATTGGCAGCTTCAGAATTGTAGATTTAAGCCACTGCATAACTAACCCACACTAGCAAGATAAAGAGAACCGAAGTGAAGGTCGAATGTGTAATGTGTTTTTTTTGCGCATTTCCTTGCTTGATCCTTATTCGTAAAAACTTATACATGGTGCTCACAAAGTATATGTGAACAAGCCGCGAGCCGTCCCGGGAAGGGAAATACACACCGGAATGGCAGCAATAGCTAAGCATGCAGTTAAAAACGAACGGTGTCAAGGAAACTCTCTTACGTTGGTGTACCTATTAGTCCCAAATAGGTGTATTTTGCAGTGTTTTCCCACACATCTGATGAAGTCCGCTGGAGTATGTGTGTGCCCCAGTCACAGTAAACGCGCTACACCGGAGAACTCTAAGAAATGGATTTAAATATGGTGTAATCTACTACACGTGTACACTGTAAGAACCAGCCGTAACTTTAACGGTTACGTTTTTATCATTTTTACAAGTCATGTCAGTGTGATTATGACAAGACGTTTCTATCGCAGTGAACAAGGAGGCGAGGAGAGATTCATGATTACAGCATGAGCcaaaaacaacagcaaaaaaaatgcCCGTGATAATGGCGCGATTTGATTAGTTGCCGTATGGAGTACCTCGTTTTGTACACCTTACAAAATGACGTCTTTGCTGTCATTATGGTGGTTAAATTCTTGTAAATAAAGCTGCCAAGGTAATTCCCGTCAatcactgcaacatttttttacaatttagAAGTTTCacggaatattttttttaaacggAATCTACCATTGCAGATTTGGTGGTTTCATTAAACTTTACGAACGAAAAAATTACGTCATGATCGAGGTGGTGCACGAGATGTTTTACAAGTCCTCCCGTCAACCACAATGTCACGTTTACGCGTCATCATAAGGTGCAAGTTACTTACCTCTGCTGTCCAGCTGTTCCTTCACAGCgtccagggcgtcgtcgatttGCTTTTGATCTGTGACGTCGAGCTGCAAGACGTTTATGTTGGGGAGGAGCTTAAGTTCCGCCGCTCCGTCACTTTTCGAGCTCAGGCAGCCGGCGAACACCATGAAACCTTTACGGGATAGCCGCTTCGCAAGCCTGTGGCCAAAACCTGTGTCGCAGCCTGCGGTAAGCGAAGGAACATTGAGATGATACAATCAATAAGAAGAGTGAACTGAGCAAGTTGGCATTGATTCATGTGTTGTGTATTATTCCCTAGGAGTCTGTCGTTTTTCTAGCGCTAAACTTCTTGACATGGCATAGTCATTGATTTCTTTACATCACTTCACAGTGGTGTCAAATTTTATCAATTCGTGAATACGAAAACCATTCACATAATTTCGCCTACAGTTATCGCCGTGTTTAATGAGACACCAAATTGAGGCACTTAATCAGTTTTGAGTGATAATTTTTAACACTATAGCTTTGTGAATTTTGCGGTAAGGCTTTTAATCATTCCCAATAAAAAATTAGATCGAAGttagttttatttatttcgtgCCGAAATACCAGCGTATTCGCGTCATTGTAACATCATGGATTTGAAAGCACTCCTTTGTATTTGCTGTGCTGTGGTTGAGTAAAAGTTGTTGACACTTGTTATGTTCTGTATTTGGCTTTGGGAAAATTGGATGTACACTATCTTTACTGGTAACAAGTGAACTAGGCCCGAAGAGTCGCCTCCAAAATCTATGACGGCATAGCGAAAGGGTGCAGGAACATCTAAGGTGGTGTCGCCTAccgtcatacattttttttctttttgaattatAAAATCTCGTGCTAAAACACcgcttttttggtattgtagaataACTTACTTTTCTCCTTCAATATGCTACAGCAACTTGCCCTTACAGAAGTGCTCCTTGCACAGAGCACAATTAGAGAGTTTCAGGGTGCCTGGTAATTCGGTGTACGCAAGGACTTCTGCGTAATAGCGGATTGCTGCTGATGATGTTGAGTTATTGGCATCTCCTTCAAAACGAGAcggtgaaaaatagtcacctaggctgcttgagttactcaggtgtactatacatgttttttttattctagctttttttgcatacatctctttaattttttttctcttcctcaaaacgtCTCTATCAATCTTGTACCACTACCCGTGcttgtaacagatccggtcgtatcaatctctttcctgctttacttTCCACCAATACTGGTGGATTACCGAACGCTGCTGGTGACACCTTGTGACGCTTTATCTAACTACAATGCCTTGTCGAGAACGCTCTTGTCCAAAAAAGTAATTTAAAGAGACAATCTGTTCACGATTACGccgctgccaaaaatttacatcagcagcgaagtagaatacattTGGTTACTGCAATAATAGCTCTGGGGTGTCTGCTTTAGCTCTGCGCCTCCAGTCTAGCCGCTGTATAGGGTGCGTTGACGCCAGCGCCGTGGTATTCAGGCACCCTAGGCCATGTGCGCGTCGGCTCACCCGACAATTCGCCCAATCTGCCTGTGAATACTGGAATACCGTACACGCCACACTGTCTATTTGTGGACATATCTCAACTGTATACTGTAAAGCTCCGGCTATCGAGCCGACGATAATGCGATGTTATAGAGAATGCAgaaattattttgtttatttttttaaatgctgggAGCTtcagttattgaaaaaaaaaacagaattatCCTAGTTTCTCTTTAGTTCTCCATTTCTTTTTTGATTGGACGAGTGTCCCAACGCTTCATTTCATTTATGATTGATTACCTTTTCGATGTTCCATCGCCTTGTAGTTATTGGATTGCGCATTTATGTTCACATTGTTCGTACCATGTGTCTTTCGCGTTCACTACACTGTTCACGAGTTCAAGCGCGTCTAAGCTAAATGTCAGTCATTATGGGCATatgagtgtttctttttatttccttatTAACGCACGTCGACACTGCTTGTTCGTCTATCAGATGTAGTGCAAAAGTCGGCAGCAAAAGTTGACTAAACTCAATTATCCAATTAATTAAATCAGATCAATTTTCCTTTGCCATGTTCATACACAGATAAGTTGCTTCagtagaaacaaaaaaaagtggCAATTGTGGCTGTAGAACACTTGCTTGTTTGCATAAAACAGCTTTATTACACCCATTATTTCAATAAAAGCAATTTTAAGAACGATGATCAATTTGACGTGCTTAATTAGCCTATAGCTGTTATTGGCGGCTCACGCTCAAGACGCCTGGAAACATTTGTTGGCACGTTCAACACTTCCGACAGTACAAATCTGGCGCACACGAACAAGACGTCTTCTTCATTTGATCTCTTTATGTAGTATTCCCTGCAGTCGCTGGTAGGCGTGCAATTGCTCCCGCGCAAGGGTTCTTACCTACCTACCATGCCTAGCACCCCACCCAGTGCAGACTCACTTTTGTGCAAATAAATTACAATTATATTTACAGTTACAAATGTTGGGAACAATTAGGTTAGCAGCCTCTCCGCAATGGTGAATTGAATGAATTCGTGATTTTGAGCTGAAATATGCTCTAACAAAAATCATTAAATAAATTATTTTCTGTCATGCATGCCGAGCCGGCATCTTCAACAAGATTACATAGCAATTACCTTACAACaagttaataataataatggtgaTAATAACAACCATAATTTTCTGCTAAAACGTATTTGATGCGAGTAACTATATATTTGTCAGATATCAGTAGACGGTCGCCTTAATCACCCTCCTTTTTAAGATAAAGATTATATTGCTAGCCCAAGTTTTTTCAAGAGCGTCGGCGGAACATCATCACCCATTGACGTTACACATGCGACCAAAATTGCACCACAATTAACTCGCCGATAGCATCACCTACCTGGTAACAAAGAGACTGCCTGGTAATCCAGACACTGCAAATACTAGGCGTCAGGCAATCGAGCATTGTCGCCGCAAGTATGACTACGCATCTATACATGCACACGGGGATTCGCTGGGACCAAATACTTGCCGGTAATGAGCACAGCCTTGCCCTCTCCGCACACCTCGCTCACAAAAGCGGTCGAGACGAGACCGGACAGTTTGTAGGAGACCCACAGTGCAACCCACACGGATCCAATGATCACCGATATCTCCCGCAGCGGTGTCAAATAGTTCCACAGGCTCCACAACAGAAACAGGAGCGCAAAGAACAGTGTCCACGACGTCCTCATTTTAGGTTCAATCACGGTGTGTACACGCTAAAGATGTGGAACACAGACTCCTCCACTCCCCAGTGCGAACCCTCACGCTGAACTTTTGTTGTTCTCGGCTAAGTAGCGTTCGCAGCAGCTTCGGATCACAATTCGGAGGCAGGCGGACGAGATGGGAAAACAATGGCTAGAGTGCAGTCGGACGAAGCTGGCCGTCGTTTcagcacacaaacacacgcgcgcgTGCGCACACACAAACAGGCGCAGCGTAACAAGTCCACCTGCAGCGACGCTTTCTCAGCAAAGGGGTGTTCGCAGCTGCTTTCGGTCAAAAGCCGGAAGCGAGCGACCGTTCTTCCTGCAATAAGACGTGACACAATGGCAGAAGTACGCCTTATCAAAGCTGGCAAACGTTGGAGTCTTTGCTTCGATAGAAGGACCTTCCTTACAAGGGGCCTTTCTATGGGGAAACACGACGAGTGTCACGCGATGAAGCGTGGCAGGCAAAATAGCGATCCCTCTGTGTCACAAGAGCCGAGGGTGTATAGCAACTGCATGCGACGGCCGTCTACAAATGGGAGCTGTAAGGCAAGTCGGAGCAGAACATCCGCCGTCGGAGATGTGCGGAGAGATAGTGCTCCGACGATAACTGGTTGTCCGGTTGACCGCACAGAAAGGTAGATAtgtatagagagagagggagagatagaaagaaagaaagaaagaggtgaATGTTTTGCTGAGTAATCTATTGACGAATGACAGCGAcaacaaaaagcaaaaaagaagaaaatggccATAGAATAGAAAGCGAGTATAGCTTCGTGCAGAAGAATGGTGTGCCAATCGTGAATTATTAGACAGCCATGGATTGCCTCAGAGAAATAATGCACCATTCGCCTCTTCTTTACGTAACACTTGACCGCTCACGCTTGAAAACAGTTGGCACATGTAGCAAGAATAGAAAGAGAAAACTAGAGAGAgaataagatatatatatatatatatatatatatatatatatatatatatatatatggtgtttcagcgaacactttcaaaatttatttaacgttgcctgtggcagatatcccaattctagttaatgagctggtctactcgaagaggcggacattacttgcagaaaaaattgaaatgcataatcgactaattagcaaaaatttactaattaagtttttaactaattacctgatggcccatattgcaatttacaaattgtagccgtggagttcgcaaggcggatccacttggaacgaattctccggatgacaccagtttcgagatattaattccagaactttgcggagaaatgcattggcgttcgagttacttttgtgcttcaatgcataaagagacgttttgttaaggacctgactggaacgccaatgcatttctccgcaaagttcgggaattaatatctcgaaactggtgtcatcccgagaattcgttccaagtggatccaccttgcgaactccacggctagaatttgtaaattgcaatatgggccatcaggtaattagttaaaaacctaattagtgaattttgttaattattcgattatgcatttcaatttcttgtgcaagtaatgtccgcctcttcgagtagacccgctcattaaccagaatagggctatctgccacaggcaaccttcaagaattttcgaaagtgttcgctgaaacaccctgtatatacatgtaTTTCACAAAAGAGAAGCGCGCAAAGCATTCGTAGATTACTTGCTCGTTTCATGCTGAAGTGCTTTATTGCGATAATTTCAATGCGGTTCATGGGGCCTGCTTCATCTTGCTTTAAATGATCCCAACGATAAGAAATTTTATTGGTATCAGGATCTCGGTACTGCGCACTCAGGCACTAGAATGCAGGCATCCCTTTTAAGGTTCGGCTGCTTTATCACTTTATCGAAGCTGGTAGACTGCGTTGACTTGATACACTCTTGTGCTGAGCTAGGGCATATTTTCGATGGTTTCAAATAGGAATCGAATCTTTGCTGTATGGTATTCGCTTATTGAGTCCGAAGAACAGGACTTCGAATATCGTCAATTGTTCACTTGCAGAAGAACATTCCGGTGCGAGAAGCTAATGAACGTGCAACGAAGGATTAAACGATGAATGTTCGCGACTTATTTATTAATTGctcatttatttttcatttgtatATTGATTAGGTTTTGGACATGTAAGTACAGTAAGTCGCCAGCTTCGAAATAGCATCAAATTTTCTATGAATGGAAGTGAAAATGATAGAATGGCAAAAACTTTATATTGGAGAGAAAACAGGGAAAGCGGATATTCTAGAACGTGCGGTGTTCGGTCACCAGACCTCTGACAACCAAACACAGTATGTTTTATAattacccgccgtgattgctcagtggctatggtgtttggctgctgagcacaaggtcgtgggattGAATCCAGGCCACGGGgatgcatttcaatgggggcgaaatgcgaaaac comes from the Dermacentor silvarum isolate Dsil-2018 chromosome 9, BIME_Dsil_1.4, whole genome shotgun sequence genome and includes:
- the LOC119465374 gene encoding retinol dehydrogenase 7-like — protein: MRTSWTLFFALLFLLWSLWNYLTPLREISVIIGSVWVALWVSYKLSGLVSTAFVSEVCGEGKAVLITGCDTGFGHRLAKRLSRKGFMVFAGCLSSKSDGAAELKLLPNINVLQLDVTDQKQIDDALDAVKEQLDSRVLWSVVANAGIGTGGLLEWLTTETIAKVFDVNVLGTLRVIKKFLPLLRKSQGRVVTLASPLGHFTVPMVAPYCMTKHAVVSMMDAFRRECSAKGVDMVTVEPSAYRTGIVSMYNVPKEHVMLELRKQPAEVIADYSDAEIDDMLRVMDKFTQLLIRDDPEECVDILERAVRETHPKTHYQSPWGLDQLYPLLILSLPSEAADLIFSLTRRLQLKMFSRSTPSKSISLNGH